Proteins encoded together in one Flavobacteriales bacterium window:
- a CDS encoding T9SS type A sorting domain-containing protein, with product MKRSGLAANYVTKTIRDVITASGLLTCGVAQGQNWVPNPGFEEADTCIHQLGPGGLQDWYSAYLHFDRLQACLAYGSTNGLPMNAFTFQDPFEGGSCIGLFSYHLNGFEQQREWAMVPLLQPLEVGQMYYCSFRANAAFGGNAQYPTIWLASSNIGMLFTTYDRHWYQGDAYPAPLNMAHVLRTQVLSDTVGWTLVSGSFVADSAYTYLMIGNFFSNALTDTLHFADPDSVFPWYPWGYTLIDAVCVSPKPMGCDLGQDVEEVKEESGVLFPNPASDQLFIVGRTGAEYQVLDALGRAMAQGRALNNRWGLDVGAWPPGAYIMRLATAGRMEVRKFVVAE from the coding sequence ATGAAGCGATCAGGCCTTGCCGCAAACTACGTTACAAAAACGATCCGGGACGTGATAACCGCCTCGGGTCTGTTGACCTGCGGTGTAGCACAAGGCCAGAACTGGGTGCCCAACCCGGGGTTCGAAGAGGCGGATACGTGCATACACCAGCTTGGTCCCGGTGGCTTGCAGGATTGGTACAGCGCCTATCTGCATTTCGATCGCTTGCAGGCTTGTCTTGCGTATGGAAGCACGAATGGATTACCGATGAATGCATTCACTTTTCAGGATCCCTTCGAGGGTGGATCGTGCATCGGGCTATTCTCGTACCACCTGAACGGCTTCGAGCAGCAGCGCGAATGGGCCATGGTGCCCTTGTTGCAACCTTTGGAGGTGGGCCAGATGTATTACTGTAGTTTCCGGGCCAACGCGGCTTTCGGGGGCAATGCGCAGTATCCCACCATCTGGCTGGCCAGTAGTAACATCGGCATGCTTTTCACTACGTACGATCGGCATTGGTACCAGGGCGATGCGTACCCGGCACCGCTGAACATGGCGCATGTGTTACGCACCCAGGTTCTGTCGGATACAGTGGGCTGGACCTTGGTGAGCGGCAGCTTTGTGGCGGACAGCGCCTACACCTACCTGATGATCGGCAACTTCTTCAGCAATGCGCTCACCGATACACTGCATTTCGCTGATCCGGATTCCGTATTCCCCTGGTATCCATGGGGCTATACGCTGATCGATGCGGTGTGCGTATCGCCCAAACCGATGGGCTGCGATCTGGGCCAGGATGTAGAAGAGGTGAAGGAGGAAAGCGGGGTCCTGTTCCCCAACCCGGCGAGCGATCAGTTGTTCATTGTCGGTCGTACCGGTGCAGAATACCAGGTGCTGGATGCGCTGGGCCGAGCCATGGCGCAGGGCAGGGCGCTGAACAATCGCTGGGGGTTGGATGTGGGCGCATGGCCACCTGGCGCATACATCATGCGCTTGGCCACGGCGGGAAGGATGGAAGTTCGAAAGTTCGTTGTAGCGGAATAG
- a CDS encoding tail fiber domain-containing protein, protein MEVRHNGNQPIQWWTDSIQRMQLYHTRTGTLQLLGGGSINVQQDGYLGLSGTPGFFATNGYGPFSRLHLADLDPNSEGQNHYNQPWGYRSWMKNGVTLTGNHDHAYIGQRYYGHDSTDLVIHWSDNAEKSPFGPDRLRFIFTTDNTGATQGSRSQEGLEFMRMYPVNQNQGFVGIGDFARPGISPDPEPSERLDILDQTIRIRRLVPDYEDDQLDRLVVTDANGRLHWRDVSSLPAPPDNCEWTMGVNPNPNHVWTAVGPADPDCPDGEDNVGIGTNSLVGGTKLNVIENTPHASLSNRGIFVRTEIPAGSSGAGATCVGARAEAANAATNVGLLGAAISSNTLSAGINYGIEGTATASGTVTNNHGGHFTAATASGVAVTANRGVFSRATNNAASALNWGGQFEAYSAGTSASNRGVESYVQGDGTAQTNFGLRSYLWCPGGSSANFGVWSRVDAPSSSNNIAVYGAVPDTLANNWAGFFQGRVQVTGSMWNNGTYIFSDADIKTNVEDIEGPTAADLLGQLMPRSYNYQSAQYPQLYLPGGEQYGFLAQEVAQVIPAVVSSTTVPEEVDSLGQVIHPEMDVEGINYTAMIPLLVAGFKEQQATISSLQDQLAAVQQDLASCCAAHGEPDQRSMNPGAGGAGAAEVLRTDLFILPNPVADLTQLRYTVAVPGRARLEVSDAHGKRLEVLEEAVREVGTYTRDWTTTDLAPGTYHCTLYLNDSFVVKKAVKVAR, encoded by the coding sequence TTGGAGGTCCGCCACAACGGCAACCAGCCGATCCAATGGTGGACGGACAGCATCCAGCGGATGCAGTTGTATCACACCCGAACGGGCACCTTGCAGCTGCTCGGCGGTGGTTCGATCAACGTGCAGCAGGATGGCTACCTCGGCTTGAGCGGCACCCCTGGGTTTTTCGCCACGAACGGATACGGGCCTTTCTCGCGATTGCACCTGGCCGACCTGGACCCCAATAGCGAGGGCCAGAACCACTACAACCAGCCATGGGGATACCGCAGCTGGATGAAGAACGGCGTCACCCTGACCGGCAACCACGATCACGCGTACATCGGCCAACGCTACTACGGGCACGACAGCACGGACCTAGTGATCCACTGGAGCGATAACGCCGAAAAGAGCCCCTTCGGTCCTGATCGGTTGCGCTTCATCTTCACCACGGACAACACGGGGGCGACCCAGGGTTCGCGCAGCCAGGAGGGCCTGGAGTTCATGCGCATGTATCCGGTGAACCAGAACCAGGGCTTCGTGGGCATCGGGGATTTCGCGCGGCCGGGGATATCGCCCGATCCGGAGCCCAGCGAGCGGTTGGACATCCTGGATCAGACGATCCGCATCCGGCGGTTGGTCCCGGATTACGAGGACGACCAGTTGGACCGCCTGGTGGTGACGGACGCCAACGGCCGGTTGCATTGGAGGGATGTGAGCAGCCTGCCTGCACCGCCGGACAATTGCGAATGGACCATGGGCGTCAACCCGAACCCCAATCACGTATGGACCGCCGTGGGTCCTGCGGATCCGGATTGCCCGGATGGCGAGGATAACGTCGGGATCGGCACGAACAGCTTGGTCGGAGGCACGAAGCTGAACGTCATCGAGAACACGCCCCATGCCAGCTTGTCCAACAGGGGCATATTCGTGCGCACCGAGATCCCTGCGGGTTCCAGCGGAGCGGGCGCCACGTGCGTGGGGGCTCGCGCAGAGGCGGCGAACGCTGCGACGAACGTGGGCCTGCTGGGTGCCGCCATCTCCTCCAACACGCTGTCGGCGGGCATCAACTATGGGATCGAGGGAACGGCGACCGCTTCGGGCACGGTGACGAACAACCATGGCGGGCACTTCACGGCCGCAACGGCCAGTGGTGTGGCGGTCACCGCGAACCGTGGGGTGTTCTCCCGAGCGACCAATAACGCCGCAAGCGCACTGAACTGGGGCGGTCAGTTCGAGGCCTATAGCGCGGGCACCTCCGCGTCGAACCGAGGGGTTGAGTCCTATGTGCAAGGCGACGGCACCGCACAAACGAATTTCGGCCTGCGGAGCTACCTCTGGTGCCCGGGTGGGAGTTCGGCCAACTTCGGCGTCTGGAGCCGGGTGGATGCGCCGAGTTCAAGCAACAACATCGCTGTGTACGGCGCTGTGCCCGACACCTTGGCCAACAATTGGGCCGGCTTCTTCCAAGGGCGCGTGCAGGTGACCGGCAGCATGTGGAACAACGGGACCTACATCTTCTCCGACGCGGACATCAAGACCAACGTGGAGGACATCGAAGGACCGACAGCGGCCGATCTGCTGGGTCAACTGATGCCTCGTTCGTACAACTACCAAAGCGCGCAGTACCCGCAGTTGTATCTGCCCGGCGGAGAGCAGTACGGTTTTCTTGCACAGGAGGTGGCGCAGGTGATCCCGGCGGTGGTGAGTAGCACCACCGTACCCGAAGAGGTGGATAGCCTCGGCCAGGTGATCCATCCGGAGATGGACGTGGAAGGCATCAACTACACGGCGATGATCCCGTTGCTCGTGGCGGGGTTCAAAGAGCAACAAGCCACCATCAGCAGCTTGCAGGACCAACTGGCCGCCGTGCAACAAGACCTCGCTTCGTGCTGCGCCGCCCATGGCGAACCGGATCAACGCAGCATGAACCCAGGAGCAGGAGGTGCAGGCGCGGCCGAAGTCCTGCGCACCGACCTCTTCATTTTGCCCAACCCGGTGGCGGACCTCACGCAGCTGCGCTACACGGTGGCCGTGCCGGGCCGCGCGCGCCTGGAGGTCAGCGATGCCCATGGCAAGCGGCTGGAGGTGCTGGAGGAGGCCGTGCGTGAGGTGGGGACGTACACCCGCGATTGGACCACGACCGACCTGGCGCCGGGCACCTACCACTGTACCCTCTACCTCAACGACAGCTTCGTGGTGAAGAAGGCCGTGAAGGTGGCGCGGTAA
- a CDS encoding peptidoglycan DD-metalloendopeptidase family protein yields the protein MRALLHVSLLLAGLTGRAFAAVPPGSDTLRTDTLTALVMYGDRTLSEGEALTDDRLDAMLDSLCALTDPPADLLRDLALYKRIRGLDEGGIIQLIDSLFELDTVPYALINEINLYSAQMPTQGEVDRSGLLAWLDDPTHDITGLYADWNTLAVHACTPASAVHDSVLLLQLIDSEAQCGFTLPVNGPLTSRFGWRDGRPHNGIDLDLDVWDSVRTAFPGVVRHAGVQNGYGRVVVVRHYNGLETYYAHLHRFKVKAGDVVDAGELIGLGGSSGRSSGSHLHFEVRFRGMPLDPARIIDLSTGTLQADTLVIKRTRHAYAAYPKGTHFHTVAKGDHLYAIAEQYGTSIQALCDLNGITRRSILRVGQQLLVDERSGR from the coding sequence ATGCGCGCGCTCCTGCACGTGTCCCTTCTGTTGGCCGGCCTCACCGGGCGGGCGTTCGCCGCTGTTCCGCCCGGCAGCGACACCCTGCGCACGGACACCCTCACCGCCCTGGTGATGTACGGCGATCGCACCCTCTCCGAAGGCGAAGCGCTCACCGACGACCGGCTCGATGCGATGCTCGATTCCCTGTGCGCGCTCACGGACCCTCCGGCCGATCTGCTGCGCGACCTGGCGCTCTACAAACGGATCCGCGGGCTCGATGAGGGCGGCATCATCCAGCTCATCGACTCCCTCTTCGAACTGGACACCGTGCCCTACGCACTGATCAACGAGATCAACCTGTACAGCGCCCAGATGCCCACCCAGGGTGAGGTGGACCGCAGTGGCCTGCTGGCCTGGCTGGACGACCCCACGCACGACATCACTGGCCTGTACGCCGACTGGAACACGCTGGCCGTGCATGCCTGCACGCCCGCCTCCGCCGTGCACGACAGCGTGCTGCTGCTACAACTGATCGACAGCGAAGCACAGTGCGGCTTCACGCTGCCGGTGAACGGTCCGCTCACCTCGCGGTTCGGCTGGCGCGACGGCCGCCCGCACAACGGCATCGACCTGGACCTGGACGTGTGGGACAGCGTGCGCACGGCCTTCCCGGGCGTGGTGCGCCATGCCGGTGTGCAGAACGGCTACGGCCGCGTGGTGGTGGTGCGCCATTACAACGGCCTGGAAACGTATTACGCGCACCTGCACCGCTTCAAGGTGAAGGCCGGTGATGTGGTGGATGCGGGCGAGCTGATCGGCCTCGGTGGAAGCTCCGGTCGCTCCTCGGGCAGCCACCTGCACTTCGAGGTGCGTTTCCGCGGCATGCCGTTGGACCCGGCGCGCATCATCGATCTGTCCACCGGCACCCTGCAGGCCGACACGCTGGTGATCAAGCGCACGCGCCACGCCTACGCCGCCTATCCAAAGGGCACGCACTTCCACACGGTGGCGAAAGGTGACCATCTTTACGCCATCGCCGAGCAATACGGCACGTCGATCCAAGCCCTGTGCGACCTGAACGGAATCACCCGGCGCTCGATCCTCCGCGTGGGACAACAGCTCCTGGTGGACGAGCGTTCGGGACGCTGA